From one Nitrosococcus halophilus Nc 4 genomic stretch:
- the nhaA gene encoding Na+/H+ antiporter NhaA — MPVPPRARGEAHVRAELSMVTRKISLPVQQFIYAEQASGLSLLIGTVVALVWVNSPWDHVYRQLWETVLTIDLNVFQISMDAHHWVNEGLMVLFFFLMGLEIKRELVHGQLSNWRQAALPAIAALGGMILPILIYLVFTWNSEGARGWGIPMATDIAFALGLLALLGSRIPRELKIFLIAFAIVDDIGGVLVIALFYTGELSLGAIGVALALIVFWLGLRQIEIQNRGIYAFIAILFWLAVLKSGIHPTIAGVIIGLLTPTHRYYQYGEFTYYAGRLVKEAQEAIQQGEHERTSMLLGQLEELTRYTEESVERLERLIRPWVSYCVLPIFALANAGIVLSLEGFEKALESSVALGILVALIVGKYVGILGSSWLAIRLKWAALPPHVSWSHMSGVALLGGIGFTVALFITSLAFEATPLVSEAKIAIFIASIAAGLLGYFFLFLYAPRPPLQEQELDDKQKKTVWAVILSWLCARK; from the coding sequence TTGGGACAGTGGTCGCGTTGGTTTGGGTTAATTCACCTTGGGATCACGTTTATCGTCAGCTTTGGGAGACGGTGCTTACCATTGACCTGAATGTGTTTCAAATCTCCATGGATGCCCACCATTGGGTCAATGAAGGCCTCATGGTGTTATTTTTTTTCCTTATGGGCCTGGAGATCAAACGAGAGCTTGTGCATGGCCAGCTTTCTAACTGGCGCCAAGCTGCTTTACCTGCAATTGCCGCCTTAGGGGGAATGATTCTCCCCATCTTGATTTATTTGGTTTTCACTTGGAACAGCGAAGGAGCCAGAGGGTGGGGTATTCCCATGGCAACCGACATTGCGTTTGCCTTGGGATTGCTGGCATTGCTGGGAAGCCGAATTCCGAGGGAACTCAAAATTTTTCTGATTGCCTTTGCTATTGTGGATGATATAGGGGGAGTTTTGGTAATTGCCCTATTCTATACGGGAGAACTCTCCCTAGGGGCGATAGGGGTGGCGTTAGCTCTGATTGTTTTCTGGTTGGGGTTGCGGCAAATTGAGATACAAAATCGTGGTATTTATGCCTTCATCGCGATTTTATTTTGGCTTGCAGTGCTCAAATCGGGTATCCACCCCACCATCGCTGGAGTGATTATTGGCCTTCTCACGCCGACGCACCGCTATTATCAATATGGAGAGTTTACTTACTATGCAGGGCGCCTTGTTAAAGAGGCTCAAGAGGCTATCCAGCAGGGTGAGCATGAACGAACATCCATGTTACTCGGACAATTGGAAGAACTCACTCGATATACAGAAGAGTCAGTGGAGCGCTTGGAACGACTGATACGCCCCTGGGTGAGCTATTGTGTATTGCCTATTTTTGCGCTCGCGAATGCGGGGATTGTATTGTCACTGGAGGGCTTTGAAAAAGCATTGGAAAGTTCCGTAGCTCTAGGTATTTTGGTGGCACTGATAGTCGGTAAATATGTGGGTATTTTGGGGAGTAGCTGGCTAGCTATTCGTTTAAAGTGGGCGGCTTTACCTCCCCATGTGAGCTGGTCCCATATGAGTGGAGTCGCACTGCTAGGGGGCATAGGTTTTACCGTGGCCTTGTTTATCACCAGTTTAGCGTTTGAAGCTACTCCTTTGGTCAGTGAGGCTAAAATAGCTATTTTTATAGCTTCTATCGCAGCGGGTTTATTGGGTTATTTTTTCCTTTTCCTTTACGCGCCGAGACCTCCTCTCCAAGAACAGGAACTTGATGATAAGCAAAAAAAGACTGTTTGGGCTGTTATTTTGTCTTGGCTGTGTGCAAGGAAGTGA
- a CDS encoding MFS transporter — translation MEQRTRSTPVSKAGLVSWALYDWANSAFAAVITTFVFAAYFTRQVAENETLGSAQWGYMLSIAGLAIAIGGPILGAVADQGGRRKPWIILFTLLCVTATALLWLVKPAPGYAWLALLLVGLGTLGSEFAFIFYNAMLPGLAGPKYVGRWSGWGWSIGYAGGVVCLIIALLAFIQGGNHWFGLDPASAEPVRATFPLVSVWYLVFAIPLFLITPDTRGTGKSLWRAVRDGMRQLYDSIRHVRRYSHIVRFLIARMFYIDGLATLFAFGGVYAAGTFDMNEQEILLFGITLNITAGLGAAAFAWVDDWIGSKQTILLSLTGLILLATVVLVVETSTLFWSFGLLLGIFVGPAQAASRSYLARAAPESLRNEMFGLFALSGKVTSFLGPLLVGWGTYLSGSQRIGMSTIVIFFLIGFILMLTVPSAKK, via the coding sequence ATGGAACAACGCACCCGTTCAACCCCCGTCTCTAAAGCGGGCCTAGTTTCCTGGGCTTTATACGACTGGGCCAACAGCGCCTTTGCGGCCGTGATTACCACGTTTGTGTTCGCCGCCTACTTCACCCGGCAAGTGGCAGAAAACGAGACCCTCGGTAGCGCCCAATGGGGCTACATGCTCAGTATCGCCGGACTTGCCATCGCCATCGGAGGACCTATCTTAGGGGCTGTAGCTGACCAAGGAGGCCGGCGCAAACCCTGGATTATCCTCTTCACGCTACTATGCGTAACGGCTACGGCGCTCCTATGGCTTGTCAAACCGGCACCTGGTTATGCCTGGCTGGCGCTGCTACTCGTCGGCTTAGGCACCCTGGGTTCTGAGTTTGCCTTCATCTTTTACAATGCCATGCTACCTGGATTGGCCGGACCAAAGTATGTGGGGCGATGGTCCGGCTGGGGCTGGAGTATCGGCTATGCGGGCGGGGTCGTCTGCTTGATCATTGCCCTCCTTGCTTTTATCCAAGGAGGCAACCATTGGTTTGGGCTGGATCCCGCTTCCGCTGAGCCCGTCCGCGCCACCTTTCCATTAGTCTCCGTGTGGTATTTGGTGTTTGCCATACCCCTCTTTCTCATCACCCCAGACACCCGGGGCACCGGCAAATCCCTATGGCGGGCGGTGCGGGATGGAATGCGGCAACTCTATGATTCCATTCGCCATGTACGCCGTTACAGCCATATTGTGCGCTTTCTCATTGCGCGCATGTTTTATATTGACGGCCTAGCGACCCTATTTGCTTTTGGTGGCGTCTACGCCGCCGGGACCTTCGATATGAACGAACAGGAAATTCTCCTCTTTGGGATTACCCTGAACATTACCGCCGGCCTGGGTGCTGCGGCTTTTGCCTGGGTGGATGATTGGATTGGCAGTAAACAGACCATCTTGCTGTCCCTTACCGGCTTGATCCTGCTGGCAACCGTGGTCTTGGTCGTGGAAACTTCAACTCTCTTTTGGAGCTTCGGGCTTCTGCTGGGGATATTTGTGGGCCCGGCACAGGCCGCAAGCCGATCTTATCTGGCACGCGCGGCCCCCGAATCCTTGCGGAATGAAATGTTCGGCCTGTTTGCTCTTTCCGGTAAGGTAACCTCTTTTCTCGGTCCCCTCTTGGTAGGTTGGGGGACTTACCTATCGGGCAGTCAGCGGATTGGCATGAGCACCATCGTTATTTTTTTTCTCATCGGTTTTATATTAATGCTGACTGTCCCATCCGCTAAAAAATAA
- a CDS encoding site-2 protease family protein, whose protein sequence is MPNGIRIGRIAGINIYLDWSLSIIFLLLTFSLAMGVFPRWHPDWSPGVSWGTAVAAATLFLASVFIHELSHALVGRAHGIEIKRITLFIFGGIAQLESEPKAWRAELWMAIAGPITSLLLGLIFLSLAGLTAGPLEVEPENPAELFAALSPLSTLLLWLGPVNIILGLFNLVPGFPLDGGRVLRAIMWGITGSLRQATRWASRAGQAFAWMLIITGFAMILGFQVPFFGTGLVGGLWLAFIGWFLNNAALVSYRQLLVREVLEDVPVSQIMQTDFIKVTPEMEVSAFVDEHLMRTEQRAFPVEENNRLAGMICLSDLRKISREAWTSTTIRDIMTPASEIALTSPEKDAAEALFTLAHRNVNQLPVVEKDKICGLIRREDLLKWLSVYGKQHLEELENKQTFPG, encoded by the coding sequence ATGCCCAATGGAATTCGCATTGGCCGCATTGCTGGGATTAATATTTACCTTGATTGGAGCCTCTCGATTATATTCTTGTTGCTCACCTTTAGCCTGGCGATGGGAGTCTTTCCCCGCTGGCACCCGGATTGGAGCCCAGGGGTGAGCTGGGGGACCGCTGTTGCAGCAGCTACGCTTTTTCTCGCCTCGGTTTTTATCCACGAACTTTCCCATGCCCTAGTAGGCCGTGCCCATGGCATTGAAATCAAGCGTATTACCCTTTTTATCTTTGGCGGTATCGCCCAACTGGAAAGTGAACCGAAGGCCTGGCGCGCTGAACTTTGGATGGCTATTGCCGGCCCCATCACCAGTCTCCTCCTCGGGTTAATATTTCTCTCCCTAGCTGGACTCACTGCAGGCCCTCTGGAAGTCGAACCAGAAAATCCCGCGGAGCTTTTTGCAGCCTTAAGCCCCCTATCCACATTGTTACTATGGTTAGGCCCAGTCAATATTATTCTAGGACTTTTTAATTTAGTCCCTGGGTTTCCCTTGGACGGGGGACGGGTTCTGCGGGCAATCATGTGGGGAATCACGGGCAGTCTTCGGCAGGCAACCCGTTGGGCTTCCCGAGCCGGTCAGGCCTTTGCTTGGATGCTTATTATCACTGGCTTTGCCATGATATTGGGCTTTCAGGTCCCTTTCTTTGGAACCGGTCTCGTGGGTGGGTTGTGGCTAGCCTTTATTGGATGGTTCCTAAATAATGCCGCCCTTGTCAGCTATCGGCAACTGCTAGTGCGGGAAGTCCTGGAAGATGTGCCAGTATCTCAAATTATGCAGACCGATTTTATCAAGGTAACCCCCGAAATGGAGGTCAGTGCTTTTGTGGACGAACATCTGATGCGCACCGAGCAGCGCGCTTTCCCTGTGGAGGAAAACAACCGTCTCGCCGGTATGATTTGTCTCTCCGATCTCCGCAAGATTAGCCGGGAAGCTTGGACAAGCACCACTATTCGTGACATTATGACGCCAGCAAGCGAAATCGCCCTCACCTCACCGGAAAAGGATGCAGCAGAGGCCCTTTTCACCTTAGCCCACCGCAATGTGAATCAACTGCCCGTGGTCGAAAAGGACAAAATCTGCGGGCTTATTCGCCGGGAAGACCTGCTCAAGTGGCTCTCCGTCTATGGCAAGCAGCACCTTGAGGAGTTGGAAAACAAACAGACTTTTCCGGGATAA
- a CDS encoding DNA-formamidopyrimidine glycosylase family protein, protein MPELPDVETFKRYLDATALHQTIDSVSVKATVLLKDLSIRHLQHCLEKRQLKETQRHGKYLFVSLDDGDWLVLHFGMTGYLQYFKHRKDSPPDTGLLIGFQNGYYLNFKN, encoded by the coding sequence ATGCCAGAATTACCCGATGTTGAAACCTTCAAACGCTATCTTGATGCCACGGCCCTGCACCAAACTATTGATAGTGTATCCGTCAAAGCAACCGTTCTCCTTAAGGATCTCTCGATACGCCACCTACAACATTGCTTAGAAAAGCGGCAATTGAAGGAGACCCAACGCCATGGGAAATACCTTTTTGTCAGCTTAGACGATGGCGATTGGCTAGTATTGCATTTCGGCATGACCGGCTACCTCCAATATTTTAAGCACCGCAAAGACTCCCCCCCTGACACGGGCTTACTCATTGGCTTCCAAAATGGCTATTACCTTAATTTTAAAAATTAA
- the polX gene encoding DNA polymerase/3'-5' exonuclease PolX, producing the protein MTIHNTEIAEIFNTLADLLEIEGANPFRVRAYRNGARTVGGFSQNIASLLKEGKDLTELPHIGSDLADKIRTIVDTGRLPLLEEVEQRTPEALSKLMAIPGLGAKRIAALHRELKVDSLEDLKRVIRMGKVRELEGFGKKTEDLIKAGIERIASSEKRFPLLQAESIVKPLLAYLETIAGIKDIEVAGSYRRRKETVGDLDILVTCKRGSPVMERFVTYEEIKKVLSQGETRATVLLRSGIQVDLRVVPQVSYGAALHYFTGSQAHNIAVRQIGVKKNLKINEYGVFKGEQRVAGETEQEIFEQVGLPYIEPELREDRGEIEAALQGALPRLITLEDIRGDLHCHTKATDGSNSLEEMAQAAAERGYEYLAITDHSKRVSVAHGLDEKQLARHIKEIDRLNKKLDGIVLLKSIELDILEDGALDLPDSILKELDLTVCAIHYQFGLPPKKQTERILRAMDNPYFNILAHPSGRLINEREPYPIDLERIMTGAKERGCFLEVNAQPARLDLTDIHCKTAKDLGLKVVISTDAHNITHLDYMRLGIGQARRGWLEPEDVLNTRHLSELKKLLKRN; encoded by the coding sequence ATGACTATACACAATACTGAAATTGCTGAAATTTTTAATACATTAGCCGATCTGCTTGAAATTGAAGGCGCCAATCCCTTCCGGGTGCGCGCCTACCGCAATGGAGCCCGCACGGTAGGAGGATTCTCCCAAAACATTGCCAGCCTCCTTAAGGAAGGAAAAGATTTAACTGAGCTACCCCACATTGGCTCCGACCTGGCGGATAAGATTCGGACCATTGTGGACACAGGTCGATTGCCACTCCTAGAGGAGGTCGAGCAGCGCACCCCTGAGGCCCTCAGCAAGCTCATGGCGATCCCTGGCCTTGGCGCCAAGCGGATTGCTGCCCTGCACCGGGAACTCAAGGTCGATAGCCTAGAAGATCTAAAACGGGTAATACGCATGGGCAAAGTCCGGGAACTAGAGGGGTTTGGCAAGAAAACAGAAGACTTAATCAAGGCGGGGATCGAACGTATTGCAAGCAGTGAAAAGCGCTTCCCGCTGCTGCAAGCCGAGTCCATTGTAAAGCCGCTGCTTGCCTATCTCGAAACCATTGCAGGGATCAAGGACATTGAAGTTGCCGGCAGTTACCGGCGCAGGAAAGAAACGGTAGGGGATCTAGATATTTTGGTTACCTGCAAGCGGGGATCCCCAGTCATGGAGCGTTTTGTCACCTATGAGGAAATAAAAAAGGTACTCTCCCAAGGGGAAACCCGGGCTACCGTCCTCCTACGCTCTGGAATCCAAGTCGACCTACGGGTGGTACCTCAAGTCAGTTATGGCGCCGCCCTGCACTATTTCACCGGTTCCCAGGCCCATAACATCGCCGTGCGTCAGATAGGCGTCAAAAAAAATCTAAAAATCAACGAATATGGCGTCTTTAAAGGAGAGCAACGGGTGGCGGGGGAAACCGAACAAGAGATATTTGAGCAAGTGGGTCTTCCCTACATTGAACCGGAGCTGCGGGAGGATCGGGGGGAAATCGAGGCCGCATTACAAGGCGCCTTGCCCCGACTCATTACCCTGGAGGATATTCGTGGCGATCTCCATTGCCATACCAAAGCCACGGATGGCAGTAACAGTCTAGAAGAAATGGCCCAAGCTGCTGCTGAGCGGGGCTATGAGTACTTGGCCATCACCGATCACTCCAAGCGTGTCTCTGTGGCCCATGGTTTGGATGAGAAGCAGCTCGCGCGCCACATTAAAGAAATTGATCGTCTCAATAAAAAACTTGACGGTATTGTTCTATTAAAATCCATCGAGCTAGACATTCTGGAAGATGGCGCCCTTGATCTTCCCGATTCCATCCTCAAGGAACTTGACCTGACGGTCTGTGCCATCCATTACCAATTTGGCCTCCCCCCTAAGAAACAAACAGAACGCATCCTGCGAGCCATGGATAATCCTTACTTTAATATCCTGGCTCATCCTTCCGGCCGACTCATCAATGAACGTGAACCTTACCCAATTGACCTAGAAAGAATCATGACAGGAGCCAAGGAGCGCGGTTGTTTCCTAGAGGTCAATGCCCAACCCGCCCGCCTTGATCTCACCGATATTCACTGCAAGACAGCAAAGGACTTAGGACTGAAAGTCGTTATCTCCACCGATGCCCATAATATTACCCACTTGGATTATATGCGGCTGGGGATTGGCCAGGCGCGCCGAGGATGGTTAGAGCCTGAAGATGTGCTGAACACGCGCCACCTTAGTGAGCTCAAAAAGCTGCTGAAACGGAACTAG
- the leuD gene encoding 3-isopropylmalate dehydratase small subunit — MEPFTVVKGLVAPLDRANVDTDAIIPKQFLKSIKRTGFGPNLFDEWRYLDHGEPGKDCRNRPINPEFVLNQPRYQGASILLARNNFGCGSSREHAVWALVDDGFRVVIAPSFADIFHNNAFKNGLLPITLDEGIVDDLFNQVEATPGYRLRVDLPAQEVTTPEGKVISFTIDEFRKHCLIEGLDEIGLTLQYVDEIRAYEKGRRVEAPWLFEEKRF, encoded by the coding sequence ATGGAACCGTTTACTGTAGTAAAAGGTTTAGTGGCCCCTCTTGATCGGGCCAATGTCGATACCGATGCAATCATTCCAAAGCAATTTCTAAAGTCGATTAAACGCACTGGGTTTGGTCCCAACCTGTTTGATGAATGGCGTTATTTAGATCACGGAGAGCCTGGAAAGGACTGTCGTAATCGTCCTATTAATCCGGAATTTGTCCTTAATCAGCCTCGCTACCAAGGGGCTAGCATTTTGCTTGCGAGAAATAACTTCGGTTGCGGCTCAAGCCGGGAACATGCCGTCTGGGCATTGGTGGATGATGGCTTTCGAGTCGTGATTGCTCCAAGTTTTGCCGATATTTTTCATAATAATGCGTTTAAAAATGGTCTCCTGCCGATTACTTTAGATGAAGGTATTGTGGATGATCTATTTAATCAGGTCGAGGCTACCCCGGGCTACCGCCTACGGGTCGATTTACCCGCCCAGGAAGTGACCACCCCTGAAGGGAAGGTGATTTCCTTTACCATTGATGAATTCCGTAAGCATTGTCTTATCGAAGGGTTGGACGAGATTGGTTTGACCTTGCAGTATGTGGATGAGATTCGTGCCTATGAAAAGGGGCGGCGGGTTGAAGCACCGTGGTTATTTGAAGAGAAAAGATTTTAA
- the leuB gene encoding 3-isopropylmalate dehydrogenase, translating to MRKKVAILAGDGIGSEITAEAVKVLAALQEHWGLDLVMESGLIGGAAYDATGTPLPDDTLALAQDSDAILLGAVGGPKWETLDISVRPEKGLLGIRSALKLFANLRPAILYPQLVGASTLKPEVVSGLDIMIVRELTGGIYFGQPRGVRCLENGEREGFNTLVYKESEIRRIAQVAFTIAMKRGRRVCSVDKANVLEVTELWREVVNEVAKEFPEVELSHMYVDNAAMQLVRAPKQFDVVVTTNMFGDILSDCAAMLTGSIGMLPSASLDQSGKGMYEPIHGSAPDIAGQGIANPLATILSVAMMLRYSFNEPAPATRLEKAVGTVLDQGLRTPDIYSPGMSQVSTGAMGDAVVEALINTPD from the coding sequence ATGAGAAAAAAAGTAGCCATTTTAGCCGGCGATGGGATTGGCTCTGAGATCACCGCCGAAGCGGTTAAGGTGTTGGCAGCATTGCAGGAGCACTGGGGACTAGATTTGGTCATGGAGTCGGGTCTGATTGGTGGTGCCGCCTATGATGCCACTGGGACTCCGCTGCCTGATGACACCCTTGCTCTGGCCCAGGATTCGGATGCAATTTTGCTGGGAGCGGTGGGGGGTCCGAAGTGGGAAACTCTAGATATCAGTGTACGCCCGGAAAAGGGGTTACTCGGTATTCGTTCTGCGCTTAAGCTTTTTGCTAATCTGCGTCCCGCCATCCTTTATCCGCAGCTAGTTGGGGCCTCCACCCTCAAGCCGGAAGTGGTGTCGGGGTTGGATATAATGATAGTGCGGGAACTGACCGGTGGAATCTATTTTGGGCAACCCCGGGGGGTACGCTGCCTTGAAAATGGCGAGCGGGAGGGATTTAATACCCTGGTTTATAAAGAGTCGGAAATCCGTCGCATTGCCCAGGTCGCCTTTACCATCGCCATGAAACGGGGTCGTCGGGTTTGCTCGGTAGATAAAGCCAATGTGCTTGAAGTTACCGAGCTGTGGCGTGAGGTGGTGAATGAGGTGGCCAAAGAGTTCCCTGAGGTGGAACTGAGCCATATGTATGTGGACAATGCCGCCATGCAGCTCGTTCGGGCCCCCAAGCAATTTGACGTCGTGGTGACCACGAATATGTTTGGGGATATTCTGTCAGATTGCGCTGCAATGCTGACCGGATCAATTGGGATGCTGCCTTCCGCCTCCCTGGATCAGAGCGGGAAAGGAATGTACGAGCCCATCCACGGCTCCGCACCGGATATCGCCGGTCAAGGGATCGCCAATCCCCTGGCGACTATTCTCTCCGTGGCGATGATGTTGCGCTATTCTTTTAACGAGCCCGCCCCTGCCACACGCCTCGAAAAAGCTGTGGGTACCGTGCTAGACCAAGGGTTACGAACCCCCGATATTTATTCTCCAGGAATGAGCCAGGTGAGCACCGGGGCCATGGGGGATGCTGTCGTGGAAGCCTTAATCAATACGCCTGATTGA
- a CDS encoding aspartate-semialdehyde dehydrogenase, with translation MSRTFDVAVVGATGAVGQAMMEILDQRDFPIRQLYPLASERSAGEQLSFGRKKVVVENLADFDFSKVQIGLFSAGAKVSAEYAPKAAAAGCVVVDNTSQFRYDDEIPLVVPEVNPQAIEGYKDHGIIANPNCSTIQMVVALKPIYDAVGIERINVATYQAVSGTGKEAIEELAQQTSALLNGRPISPKAYPKQIAFNVLPQIDAFQDNGYTREEMKMVWETQKIMEDKSVLLNPTAVRVPVFYGHSEAVHLETRTKITAPEVKALLQKAPGIVVFDEHKNGGYPTAVTEASGKDPVFVGRIREDISHPRGIDLWIVADNVRKGAALNSIQIAELLIKDYL, from the coding sequence ATGAGCAGAACATTTGATGTGGCCGTCGTTGGGGCAACCGGAGCTGTGGGGCAGGCTATGATGGAAATCCTGGACCAGCGGGATTTTCCGATCCGTCAGCTTTACCCGCTGGCGAGCGAGCGCTCTGCGGGTGAACAGTTGTCATTTGGCCGGAAAAAAGTGGTTGTGGAGAATCTGGCCGACTTTGACTTTTCTAAGGTTCAGATTGGCTTATTTTCCGCAGGCGCCAAAGTCTCAGCCGAGTATGCTCCTAAAGCTGCTGCTGCAGGTTGCGTCGTGGTGGATAACACCTCGCAGTTTCGCTACGACGACGAGATTCCCTTAGTGGTCCCCGAGGTTAATCCCCAGGCCATTGAAGGTTATAAGGACCATGGAATTATTGCCAATCCCAATTGTTCGACTATCCAAATGGTAGTGGCCCTAAAGCCTATTTATGATGCGGTGGGTATTGAACGCATTAATGTGGCCACCTACCAAGCGGTTTCTGGCACAGGCAAAGAAGCCATTGAGGAGTTGGCACAGCAAACTTCCGCACTGCTGAATGGGCGCCCCATTTCGCCAAAGGCTTATCCCAAGCAAATTGCCTTTAATGTATTGCCCCAGATCGACGCATTTCAGGACAACGGTTATACCCGGGAAGAAATGAAAATGGTGTGGGAAACACAAAAAATTATGGAGGATAAGTCTGTTTTGCTGAATCCAACCGCGGTACGGGTGCCTGTTTTTTATGGACATTCCGAGGCCGTGCACTTGGAAACCCGGACCAAAATTACGGCACCTGAGGTTAAAGCGTTGTTGCAGAAAGCACCGGGTATTGTGGTTTTTGATGAGCACAAAAATGGAGGGTATCCCACCGCGGTTACTGAGGCTTCGGGCAAGGATCCTGTCTTTGTGGGACGCATTCGGGAAGATATTTCCCATCCCAGGGGTATAGACCTGTGGATTGTGGCCGATAACGTCCGCAAGGGCGCGGCGTTAAATAGCATCCAAATCGCGGAATTGTTAATTAAAGATTACCTATAA